A stretch of the Pseudomonas sp. ACM7 genome encodes the following:
- a CDS encoding formimidoylglutamate deiminase has translation MSAFFAERALLPSGWANNVRLEVSADGVLTHIQADSNADGAERLSGPLLPGMPNLHSHAFQRAMAGLAEVAGNPNDSFWTWRDLMYRLVGKISPDQLGVIARQLYIEMLKAGYTSVAEFHYVHHDTNGQPYADPAELALRISQAASSAGIGLTLLPVLYSHSGFGGQVPNEGQRRFINSTENYLKLQSRLQPILAQQPAQSLGLCFHSLRAVTPQQISEVLAASDQQCPVHIHIAEQQKEVDDCLSWSGRRPLQWLYENTEVDQRWCLVHATHANPEEVTLMAKSRAIAGLCLTTEANLGDGIFPAVDFLAQGGRMGIGSDSHVSLSVVEELRWLEYGQRLRDQRRNRLYGADQPMVGRTLYDAALDGGAQALGQPIGALEVGKRADWLVLDGNDPYLATASGDGILNRWLFAGGDRQVRDVLVNGQWVVRDGRHAGEEESNRAFTQVLRDLLG, from the coding sequence ATGTCCGCCTTCTTTGCCGAACGCGCGCTGCTGCCTAGTGGATGGGCCAACAATGTACGTCTTGAGGTCAGCGCCGACGGCGTGTTGACCCATATCCAGGCCGATTCCAACGCAGATGGCGCCGAACGGCTGAGCGGTCCGCTGCTGCCGGGTATGCCGAATTTACACTCCCACGCCTTCCAGCGGGCCATGGCCGGGCTGGCGGAAGTGGCGGGTAATCCGAATGACAGTTTCTGGACCTGGCGCGATTTGATGTATCGCCTCGTCGGAAAAATCAGCCCGGATCAACTCGGCGTCATCGCCCGTCAGCTGTACATCGAAATGCTCAAGGCCGGTTACACTTCGGTCGCGGAATTTCACTACGTACACCACGACACCAACGGCCAGCCTTACGCGGACCCGGCCGAACTGGCGCTACGCATCAGCCAGGCCGCCAGTTCCGCCGGTATCGGCTTGACCCTACTTCCGGTGCTCTACAGCCATTCCGGTTTCGGCGGCCAGGTCCCGAACGAAGGCCAGCGCCGCTTTATCAACAGCACCGAAAACTACCTCAAGCTTCAGTCACGCTTGCAGCCGATCCTGGCGCAGCAACCGGCGCAGTCGCTGGGTTTGTGTTTCCACTCGTTGCGCGCGGTAACACCGCAGCAGATCAGCGAAGTGCTGGCGGCCAGCGACCAGCAGTGCCCTGTGCACATTCACATCGCCGAACAGCAGAAAGAAGTCGATGACTGCCTGAGCTGGAGCGGCCGCCGTCCGCTGCAATGGCTGTACGAAAACACCGAAGTCGATCAGCGCTGGTGCCTGGTTCACGCGACCCACGCCAACCCGGAAGAAGTCACGCTGATGGCCAAGAGTCGCGCCATCGCCGGCTTGTGCCTGACCACCGAAGCCAACCTCGGCGACGGTATCTTCCCGGCGGTGGATTTCCTCGCTCAGGGCGGGCGCATGGGCATCGGTTCCGACAGCCATGTGTCATTGAGCGTGGTGGAAGAGTTGCGTTGGCTGGAGTACGGCCAGCGTCTGCGCGACCAACGCCGTAATCGTTTGTATGGCGCGGATCAGCCGATGGTTGGCCGCACGCTGTACGACGCGGCGCTGGATGGCGGCGCTCAGGCGTTGGGTCAACCGATTGGTGCGCTGGAAGTTGGCAAACGTGCGGATTGGCTGGTGCTGGATGGCAACGATCCGTACCTGGCGACAGCCAGTGGCGATGGGATTCTCAATCGTTGGTTGTTTGCCGGCGGTGATCGCCAGGTGCGGGATGTGCTGGTCAATGGCCAGTGGGTTGTGCGCGACGGGCGTCATGCGGGCGAAGAAGAGAGTAACCGCGCTTTCACCCAAGTCCTGCGCGACCTGTTGGGCTAA
- a CDS encoding lipocalin family protein produces the protein MKRLLIVLLAGLVLAGCATSGVDPLAPKTVNSVNLKKYQGTWYELARLPMYFQRNCAQSEAHYTLKPDGKVLVLNRCLTADWQWEEAKGVAWPQEPGKPDKLWVEFDTWFSRLIPGAAKGEYWVLYVSDDYKTAIVGDPSRKYLWLLSRTPTVNGVVREELLSKARQQGYDTTRLIWRATDTQMAKTSN, from the coding sequence ATGAAACGGTTACTGATAGTCCTTTTAGCCGGCCTGGTATTGGCCGGCTGCGCCACTTCCGGCGTAGATCCGTTGGCACCGAAAACTGTCAACAGCGTCAATCTCAAGAAGTACCAAGGGACCTGGTACGAATTGGCCCGTCTGCCGATGTATTTCCAGCGCAACTGCGCGCAATCCGAAGCCCATTACACGCTCAAGCCTGACGGCAAAGTGTTGGTGCTGAATCGCTGCCTGACGGCAGACTGGCAATGGGAAGAGGCCAAAGGCGTGGCCTGGCCACAGGAGCCGGGCAAGCCCGACAAGCTGTGGGTCGAGTTCGATACCTGGTTTTCGCGGCTGATACCGGGTGCGGCGAAGGGAGAGTACTGGGTGTTGTACGTCAGCGATGACTACAAAACCGCCATTGTTGGCGATCCGAGCCGCAAGTATCTGTGGCTGCTGTCACGGACCCCGACGGTCAATGGTGTAGTGCGTGAAGAACTGCTGAGCAAGGCACGTCAGCAGGGTTACGACACTACGCGGCTGATCTGGCGCGCGACCGATACGCAGATGGCCAAGACCTCGAACTAA
- a CDS encoding methyl-accepting chemotaxis protein, producing MFNSDQQASRTSSVAAAINELGAAAQEIAQNAALASQHSSDARALAEDGQQVVDKTIAAMQQLSAKISDSCGNIETLNSNTVNIGQILEVITSISQQTNLLALNAAIEAARAGEAGRGFAVVADEVRNLAHRTQDSAQQVQKMIEELQVGAREAVSTMTDSQRQSESSVGIANLAGERLGSVTQRIGEIDGMNQSVATATEEQTAVVESINVDITEINTLNQEGVENLQSTLRACSDLEQQAARLKQLVGSFRI from the coding sequence ATGTTCAACTCCGACCAACAAGCCTCGCGCACCAGTAGCGTGGCCGCCGCCATCAACGAGCTGGGCGCCGCCGCTCAGGAAATCGCCCAGAACGCCGCCCTCGCCTCTCAGCATTCGAGCGATGCTCGCGCATTGGCCGAAGACGGTCAGCAAGTCGTCGATAAAACCATCGCGGCGATGCAGCAGCTCTCGGCGAAGATCAGCGATTCGTGCGGCAACATCGAAACGCTCAACAGCAACACCGTAAACATCGGGCAGATTCTGGAAGTGATCACCAGCATCTCCCAGCAGACCAACTTGCTGGCACTCAACGCCGCCATCGAAGCGGCCCGTGCCGGTGAAGCCGGTCGCGGTTTTGCCGTGGTGGCAGACGAAGTGCGTAACCTCGCGCACCGTACTCAGGATTCGGCGCAGCAAGTGCAGAAGATGATCGAGGAACTGCAAGTCGGCGCTCGGGAAGCCGTGAGCACCATGACCGACAGCCAGCGCCAGAGCGAAAGCAGCGTCGGCATCGCCAACCTGGCGGGCGAACGTCTGGGCAGCGTGACCCAGCGTATCGGTGAGATCGACGGGATGAACCAGTCGGTGGCCACTGCGACGGAAGAGCAGACGGCGGTGGTGGAGTCGATCAACGTCGACATTACCGAGATCAACACGCTGAATCAGGAAGGCGTGGAGAACTTGCAGTCGACCTTGCGTGCGTGTTCAGACCTTGAACAGCAGGCGGCGCGGCTTAAACAGTTGGTGGGTAGTTTCAGGATTTAA
- a CDS encoding DUF924 family protein codes for MTAPWQPLLEWWFGTLESPHEIAADKGKLWFGKRDSQDLEARTRFGDWVEQALAGGLTEWAQRPEGWLALVLLLDQLPRMIYRDTPKSFSGDLRAQALVAQGIAADFDRQLRPIQRVFIYLVFEHCENLAVQNEAVSRFIELVAQQPEADRAVFADNLDYAERHQRVIARFGRFPHRNAVLGRESTAEELAFLSKPGSRF; via the coding sequence ATGACCGCGCCCTGGCAGCCGTTGCTCGAATGGTGGTTCGGAACCCTCGAATCCCCCCACGAAATAGCGGCTGACAAGGGCAAGTTATGGTTCGGCAAGCGCGACAGCCAGGACCTCGAAGCGCGCACGCGTTTCGGGGACTGGGTCGAGCAGGCACTGGCCGGCGGATTGACCGAGTGGGCGCAACGCCCCGAAGGTTGGCTGGCCCTGGTGCTGCTGCTCGATCAACTCCCGCGCATGATCTATCGCGACACTCCCAAATCCTTTTCAGGCGATCTCAGGGCTCAGGCACTGGTGGCGCAAGGCATTGCTGCGGATTTTGATCGGCAGTTGCGCCCCATACAACGGGTATTCATCTATCTGGTGTTTGAACATTGCGAGAATCTGGCGGTGCAGAACGAAGCGGTTTCGCGGTTTATCGAGCTGGTGGCGCAGCAGCCTGAGGCTGATCGGGCGGTGTTTGCCGATAACCTGGATTATGCCGAGCGGCATCAGAGAGTGATTGCACGGTTTGGGCGGTTTCCGCATCGCAATGCGGTGTTGGGAAGGGAATCTACGGCTGAGGAGTTGGCGTTTCTTTCGAAGCCCGGGTCTCGTTTCTAA